The following coding sequences lie in one Vitis vinifera cultivar Pinot Noir 40024 chromosome 19, ASM3070453v1 genomic window:
- the LOC100243620 gene encoding protein SEEDLING PLASTID DEVELOPMENT 1, which yields MLIFPLLRFSPPPLWLQRLPCQPLTPFSKFSPKIPYPTIHSSPFSSPLRILPAKFSGYPRKFPNSLLSSYLASASAGEDEFEVELDRLLALLPEEMRRRVSEHPELHQLIEVVMDLGRKPLARFPSGDFVLSDCPITVQDIEFATSQVGDFAIDNRAGISRTLHRISAIRNRKGAIIGLTCRVGRAISGSANLLQDLVKDGASLLLIGPPGVGKTTIIREVARMLANDYKKRVMIVDTSNEIGGDGDIPHAGIGNARRMQVPNSDMQHKVLIEAVENHMPQVIVIDEIGTKLEAMAASTIAQRGIQLVATAHGVTIENLIMNPSLEMLVGGIQSVTLGDEEASRRGVQKTVLERKGPSTFSCGVEIISKTELQVHPSLEATVDAILSGRFPHFEVRKINSQGVENKVQSEAFVHNSSDEKNEVVEDGLEMNEESSTLDELICEPPPDMGGSSAQDTSPVRVFAYGILETSVIQGIKQLKMNDKVELTDNISEADALLALQSKLKKNSRIQAAAKSHDIPIYVTKTCSLVQITKAVRAILNGHADDLKDFGSEDKINLSERIDALEEARLAIEQVVIPKGEPVELLPRPSHIMLLQRDLIRKYKLQSEKIGTEPDVRLRILPFQTRTDEDRHTSESDGLDSGLDDFICSKNGTIGTPNTVDRLPLLPE from the exons ATGCTCATATTTCCTCTACTTCgcttctctcctcctcctctGTGGCTGCAGCGGCTCCCATGTCAACCCCTAAccccattttcaaaattttccccaaAAATCCCCTACCCAACTATCCACTCCTCGCCATTTTCATCTCCTCTTCGCATTCTCCCCGCAAAATTTTCTGGGTATCCCAGAAAATTTCCGAATTCTCTATTATCGAGTTATTTGGCTTCCGCTTCAGCCGGGGAGGATGAGTTCGAAGTTGAATTGGACCGCCTATTGGCTCTGTTGCCGGAGGAGATGCGTCGGAGAGTAAGCGAGCACCCGGAGCTCCACCAGTTGATTGAAGTTGTCATGGATTTGGGTCGGAAGCCGCTGGCCCGGTTTCCCTCCGGCGACTTTGTTTTGTCTGATTGTCCGATCACTGTTCAGGATATTGAGTTTGCTACTTCTCAG GTTGGTGACTTTGCCATTGATAACCGGGCAGGTATCAGCCGGACGTTACACCGCATAAGTGCTATAAGGAATCGGAAGGGTGCAATTATTGGTTTAACTTGTCGTGTTGGTCGGGCAATATCAGGAAGTGCCAACTTGTTGCAAGATTTGGTTAAAGATGGGGCTTCTTTGTTGCTCATTGGGCCTCCAGGAGTAGGAAAAACTACAATTATCAG GGAAGTAGCTAGGATGCTTGCAAATGATTACAAGAAACGTGTGATGATTGTTGATACCTCAAATGAGATTGGTGGGGATGGTGATATACCTCATGCAGGAATAGGTAATGCTCGTCGGATGCAAGTTCCCAACTCTGATATGCAACATAAG GTACTAATAGAAGCTGTTGAAAATCATATGCCTCAAGTGATTGTAATTGATGAAATTGGCACGAAGCTTGAAGCCATGGCTGCTAGCACAATTGCACAACGTGGGATTCAGCTGGTTGCCACTGCTCATGGAGTAACCATAGAGAATTTGATAATGAATCCTTCTTTAGAGATGCTTGTCGGAGGAATCCAG AGTGTAACACTAGGGGATGAAGAGGCAAGCCGAAGGGGGGTACAGAAGACAGTGCTTGAGAGGAAAGGTCCCTCAACATTTAGTTGTGGTGTGGAGATAATTTCAAAAACTGAGTTGCAAGTTCATCCTAGCTTAGAAGCTACTGTGGATGCTATCCTTTCAG GTCGATTCCCACATTTTGAAGTGAGGAAGATAAACTCTCAGGGAGTGGAAAACAAAGTACAAAGTGAAGCTTTTGTTCACAATTCATCTGATGAGAAAAATGAGGTGGTTGAAGATGGTCTGGAGATGAATGAGGAAAGCAGTACCCTTGATGAACTCATTTGTGAACCTCCTCCAGACATGGGGGGGAGTTCTGCTCAAGATACATCACCTGTCCGAGTATTTGCTTATGGg ATCCTGGAGACAAGCGTGATTCAAGGGATTAAACAGTTGAAAATGAATGATAAAGTTGAATTAACTGATAATATCAGCGAAGCAGATGCTCTACTTGCCTTGCAGTCCAAACTCAAGAAGAATTCACGGATTCAAGCTGCTGCTAAGTCTCATGACATACCCATCTATGTGACAAAG ACATGCTCATTAGTGCAGATAACAAAGGCTGTTAGAGCAATACTGAACGGTCATGCAGATGATTTAAAGGATTTTGGATCAGAAGACAAAATAAATTTGTCAGAGAGGATTGATGCCCTGGAG GAGGCTAGATTGGCAATTGAACAGGTAGTGATCCCCAAAGGGGAACCTGTGGAGCTACTCCCAAGGCCATCCCATATTATGCTTCTTCAGAGGGACCTTATCCGGAAATATAAGCTACAGTCAGAGAAAATTGGTACAGAGCCAGATGTGCGACTGCGCATACTTCCATTTCAAACTAGGACGGATGAAGATAGACACACCAGTGAATCAGATGGCCTAGATAGCGGGCTTGATGACTTCATCTGCAGCAAAAATGGCACAATTGGTACACCCAATACTGTTGATAGATTACCTCTCCTACCTGAATAG